A genomic segment from Candidatus Korarchaeum cryptofilum OPF8 encodes:
- a CDS encoding YkgJ family cysteine cluster protein: MFVISDFIRVERMPGFSCKLCAQCCRDRIVVLYDRDIERLSEAGFSDFYEEASELELYLTGAKYRMKLKENGECIFLKDDRCIAYEYRPDTCRRYPFIVGEDFILASISCPGIKWDEEGDAEPFREPSEEISRALRRIIKL; the protein is encoded by the coding sequence ATGTTCGTGATATCCGACTTCATAAGAGTGGAGAGGATGCCTGGCTTCTCATGCAAGCTCTGCGCTCAGTGCTGCAGGGATAGGATAGTGGTACTCTACGATAGAGATATTGAAAGATTATCAGAAGCGGGATTCTCCGATTTCTATGAGGAAGCCAGTGAGCTGGAGCTATACTTAACTGGAGCTAAGTACAGGATGAAGCTGAAGGAGAACGGTGAATGCATCTTCCTCAAGGATGATAGGTGCATAGCATACGAATACAGGCCCGATACTTGCAGGAGGTATCCCTTCATAGTGGGGGAGGATTTCATACTCGCATCCATCTCATGCCCCGGTATAAAGTGGGATGAGGAGGGGGATGCGGAGCCCTTCAGGGAGCCATCCGAGGAGATATCCAGAGCATTGAGGAGAATAATAAAGCTCTAA